GGGACCGTCATAGACGATCCGCCCGCGGGCGAGGCCCACGATGCGGTCGGCGTGCTCGAGCGCGAGGTCGACCTGGTGAAGGCTGGCGATCAGGGTGATTCCGCTCTCCTGGCAGACGCGGCGCAACAGGTCCATGACGCGACGCGCCGAGGCGGGATCGAGGCTGGCGACCGGTTCGTCGGCCAGGATCAGGTCCGGCTGCTGGGCCAAAGCGCGGGCGATGCCCACGCGCTGCTGCATACCGCCGCTGAGGTTGTCGACGCGGGTCAGGGCCTTGTCCAGCAGCCCGACTCGGTCGAGCGATTCGAGGGCGATGCGTTCGTCGCTCCGGCTGAAGGGCAGAAGGCTGCGCCAGAAGCTGTAGTAACCGACCCTGCCGAGGAGCACATTCCGCAGCGCCGTGTACCGGGGGATGAGCTGGTGGTGCTGGAAGACCATTCCGGTGCGTCTGCGGTGGTGGCGCAGGTCTTTGCGTGATTCGAGTGCCGGGACGCCCTCGACCCGCACTGTTCCGGTGCTGGGGGTCACGAGCAGGTTCATGCACCGCAGCAGAGTGGATTTCCCGGCCCCCGACGGGCCGAGGAGTACGGTGACCTTTCCGCTCTCGATCGACAGGTCGGTGGTCCCGAGGGCTTGCACTCCGCCCTGGTAGGTCTTGCTGACATCCGTGAGTTCAATCATTGCGAGTCCTCTATACGACTACTGGTTACGCGATCAAACGTATAGATGAATTGAGAACGCGCGGTCGGATCTGGGATAACCGTTGGTGAACGCCGGTGGAACGGCGGAGGTGGATGGGCGTTCACGAGGCGTACACTTCGCAGTCAAGAGCGGGTGACAGGCTCTGTGGATGGCATCTTTGACCTCGGACGGAACGATCTCCGACATTGTGATCGGTCACGCCGCTGCAGTGCTGCCCGACAGAGTGGTAGATGACGCCAGGGTCGTTGTCCGCGGTGGCCGCATCACCGAGGTCGGGACGCATCCTCGTGGGGCCGAGTGTGACCTTGATGCTCGTGGAGCCTTCGTGTTGCCGGGGCTCGTCGATGTGCACAGCGACCTGCTCTCGCGGGAGGTGCGTCCACGACCTGGTGCCGCGCTCGATCCATCGTTCGCCGTCGCATCTGCCGGCGCTCGGCTGCGCGCTGCGGGCATCACGACGGCCTTCCACGGGCTGGCCTTCCAAGAGAGCTCGATCGTGGGGACGCCGATCGATTCGCCTGCAGCCTCCGAGCTTTCGGAGGCACTCCGCGACACCGACGACTCTCAGGTTGATCATCAAGTGCTGCACCGACTAGACATTCGCTGCGCGCACGGGCGGGCGCTTCTCGAGAAGGATTTCGAGTCACGGGTGTCTGCGCCGCGTGTGCCAGTCGTATCTCATGAAGACCACACGCCGGGGCAAGGACAATTCTCCGACCCGGCGAAGATGCAGAAGTGGCTGGTTCATGGTGAAGGAATGTCTGACGAAGACGCTGCTGATCATGTCGAATGGTGGCGCAGCAGTCGTGACGAGCGTCTTGCCGTGCGCGACAGCACCCTGTCGTGGTTGGAAGGCCTGGCCCAGGAAGGTGCCATCCGGCTTTTCGCCCACGACCTGACGACGCCGGAGGAGGTGTCAGCGGCAGCTGCTCGCGGTTGCGCTGTCGCGGAGTTCCCAACGACCGTTTCGGCCGCTCGCGCGGCCCGGGACCTTGGAATGCTCATCATCGCGGGCACGCCCAACATTGTCCGCGGAGAATCGCACACCGGCAACGTATCCGCAGCTGAACTCGTTTCTGCGGGCCTGACCGATGCGCTCGCCAGCGACTACATCCCGACGTCAATGCTTCCGGCCATACTTCGACTGGTGCGTGACGGAGTCGCGGCGCTTCCACAGGCGGTTCGACTCGTCACCTCAGGTGCTGCCGCCTGTGTGGGTCTGGACGACCGTGGCTCTCTGGTCGAAGGGCTTCGGGCCGACCTGGTGCTCGCAGATTTCAGCAAGAGCTGGCCCTCCGCTCTCGCCTTCACAAGCAGAGCCATGGATGATGAATGACGACGGCAAGCCTTCCGGCAGGTCGTATGAAAGGAGTGCGTCCACGATGAGTGACGACGCTTTCGAAACCCTCATGGCCTCGGTCGACCAGCCCCTGATCGTGGTGACAACCGTGGCGGAGGGCGAACTGGCCGGCTGCGTGGTCGGGTTTCATACGCAGTCGGGAATCAGCCCGCAGCGGTACTGCCTATGGCTGTCGAAGGCCAACCACACCTATCGTGTGGGCCTCCGCGCTACGCACTTCGCAGTTCACTTCCTAAGCGCGGACAACCGTGCCATCGCGGAGCGGTTCGGCACCCGTTCCGGCGACGACACGGACAAGTTCGCCGGAATCGACGTCGAGCGCGATGACACTGGGGTGCCACTGCTCGGCGCGTGTCCGAACCGGATCGTGCTTGAGCGTCTCGCCATGCTCGACGACGGCGGAGACCACGTCTGCATCACGACCCGAGCTCTCTCAGCCGAATCAGTGGAGTCTTTCGTGCCCTTGCGCGTCTCCGAGGCAAGCCACTTCGACCCAGGCCACGCCAGCGAGGAACGAACGATCCAGCCCTGACCGTAGCTGCTGCCTCGGGCGCTTCGGCCGCACCCAGCGATTAAGGCAGGTCAGCACCGACCGAGACGTCGTTGATGGCGGCACCAGGCCGTCTCCCGCCCAGCACCTCTGGGGACCCGATTACGGCGAGGAAGCAAACTAGCTGCGGGTCTACATCTCCCAGCTCCGGGCCAGAAAGAACCCGAACCAGCGCGCCTCCGCTACTTCCGCACCGAACTGGGCATGGGCTACCGCTTCACACCATAACCACCAGATTGATGGATAGAACTCGTGGAAGAGTACGTTCCCGGTTCACTGAGGACCGAACCGCTGCTCCCGCATGAACAGTGAGCTCCCGGATCACTGTCGGCGGACGACAAGGGAAAGGTGGGACGCACAACATCCAGGTGAGTGCAGGGCCAGAGGAGGACCCAACAAATGGTCTCGACCTCCACGGAGGAGGTCGAGACCACGTCAGTGAAACTCAGACTCGCGGATCGTCCGGCTTGTCGTCGTTGCCAATGGCACGGTCAGCGGCACCACGCGCCTTCTGAATCTTGTCGTCGTGGCGTCCGCCAGTCGCTTTGCTCGCTGCGTTTCCAGCCTTGTCCAAGAGCTGTTGCCCCTTTTCGCCCCGCAGGGCATCCTTGGCCCTTTTCAGGTAGTCGTTCAATCCCACGGGGGTTCTCCTCTGGTCAAGTAGTAAGGCCAATCATAGCGATGGAACGTTGACGACGGTCGTGAGTTCCCTGAGGTGAAGTAACGAATGGCCCCGCCGCCACAGAGGTCACGGGGCAGTGTCGAGATGCCTTCTTCGCCTCTACGCGGCCTATCCGCTGTGCCGAGCGCAACTATAATCAAATCGCTGGCGTTGTCGGAGCTGGCCAGGTTAATCGCGCTGCTTCAGTCCCTGCGCTGCCGGTCTTGTTCGATGCCGCCCGCGGCGGCTATAGCCGCTCGACGTTTCAGACAGGATCTCTACATGCGAGGAAAGCCGCCGCCCCAGCGAGAGGGTGACAACGCAGGGGCCTATGCGCTCACCTTCAGTATCATCTCGGTGGTCTGCGCGTTCATCCCCGTGATTGGCGACTTCATCGCTGCCCCAACCGCTGCTCTCGCCATCGTGCTCGGTTTCATCGGAATCTCCCGCCACGAATCCGGTCGAGCGTCAAAGGTCATCCCGGCCGTCAGCGGAACTATTCTCGGCGCGGTCGCCCTGTTCGTCGTTGCTTTGATGCTCGCGGTGACGCACCTTCCCGGGCGAGCAGTTGTGATTCGGTGGCGTCACTCTTGACGAGATTCAGTTGGGCGGGCGCGCGTCCGGGACTTTCTCCACGATCGCCGGGCAGGGATTCGCGTGGTAACGTCTGGCCTTCCGGTGGCCCAGGTTGAGGGTGGATCTTGTTGATCCAGCGATGAAGCCTCGACTTCGCGTCCAGTGCGTCGTGTCGACTTCAAGCAGCGAATTGGATGACCGTGCGGTTGAGGTATGGGAGTTCGTGGTGCAGCCGGTCGCGGACCGCGTGTGCGACCGTGTCGGCAGCGGCGAGGTTTGTGTCGGGGTCGAGGGTGAGAGTGAGTTCGCATTCGAGTCGGTGACCCAGCCAGCGGGCGCGGACGCCGTCCACGGCCCTCACGCCGTTGATTGCCGCGGCGGTGTGTTCGATCGTGTCGATAGTGTCGGTCTCGGTGCCGTCCATGAGGCGGTGGACGACGGTGCGCATCGAGTTGACCAGCACTGCGATGATCACCGCTGCGATCAGCAGTCCGATGATCGCGTCGAGCTGAGGAAGACCGAACCAAGCACCGATCACGCCGGCGACCACCGCCAGCGAGGTCAGGGCGTCGGTGCGGGCGTGCTGTCCTTCGGCGACCAGGGCGGCGGATCCGATGCGTTTGCCGGCCCGGATGCGGTAGATCGCGACAGCTTCGTTACCGGCCGCCCCGACAAGGGCGGCAGCGAGTACCCAGCCCAGGTGGCTCAGGGGCCGGGGCTCGATCAGCCCGCGGATCGATTCCCAGATGATGAGTGCTGCGGAGACGGCGATGATCAGACCGATGAAGAGCCCCACCAGATCCTCGGCCCGCTTGTAGCCGTAGGAGTAGCGCCGCGTCGCCGGCCGGCGCCCCAACCGGAAGGCGATGATCAAGGGGATGGTGGTGGCCAGATGCCCCAGGTTGTGAACCGTATCGGCCAGCAGGGCGATCGAGCCGCTGAGGACGACGATGACGATCTGCAGCAGGGCGGTCGCACCCATCCCGGCCAGACTGAACCACGCCGCCCGGATCCCGTAGGCGCTGGCCTCATCGGCGGTCCGGATCACCTCGGAGTGGTCATGACTGTGCGGAACCAGAGCATGCCGGACCCTCCCCCAGAACCCGTGGTCGTGGAGGTCGTGCTGATGATCGAGCTCTGGATCGCCCCGGGTTTGCTAGAGAGCTGGTTCTAGTACGCGAGCCTCAACAGGCCAGCGGGACCGAGTGTAGTGCAGAGCCTCGAACGCCATCGGGGCCATGTCACTGCATCGGGAATGAATCCGCGAGTTGTTGTACCAATGAGCCCATTCCATCACCGCGTATTCGACAGAATCACGACCTGACCATGGCCCGTCTCTCCACACCACCTCCTTCTTGAAAAGCTTCATCAGCGCTTCAGCTGCTGCGTTATCATATGAATCGCCAGTCGATCCGACAGACGCCTCAATCTCGGCTTCAACAAGACGACTCGTGTAGGCGATTGATGTGTATTGTGCCCCTTTGTCGCTGTGGTGAATGACTCCACGTACGTCGTGCTTGCGGCGCCCTCGTTCCCACATTGCATGCTCCAAAGCATTCAATGCAAGATCGGCGCGCAAAGTTGTATCAACACTCCACCCGACAATCGCTCGTGAGAACAAATCCATGATGAACGCGACATACACGAAACCCGACCACGTCGGCACATACGTGATATCGGCGACCCATTTCATGTTCGGGGCAGAAGAGGTGAAGTTCCGCTCCAACTTGTCGCCGGGGTGCGAGGCTCCCTGCGGGGCGGGCCGTGTCGTGCGTGTCGTGCGGGAGTTCCCGACTCCCGACAGACCCAGGGCGGCCATCCGCCGCTCGACTGTGCAGCGAGCCACCCGGTCCTCCGGGTACATCGCGCCCAGCACTTTCCACATCTTTCGCGCTCCGTAGAGCCCGCGATTAGCCTCATGGGTCTCGACAATGCGGGTATCCCATTTCCTGTCCGCGATGCTTCTTGCGGATTCCGCGCGGTTCTTTCGCGCGTAATACGAACTGGCAGCGACCTGCACTCCTGCATCGCTCAGAATGCGGCAGATCGGCTCGACTCCCAGCTCGTCTTTGTGCTCGTCGATGAAAGCATCGATGTCTGTCAGCGGCGGTCGAGCTCCGCCTGCGCGAAATACGCGCTCGCTTTCCGCAGGATCTCATTCGCGCGGCGCAGTTCGCGGTTCTCTTTCTCGAGTTCGAGAACGCGTTGTTTCTCGGCTCATCGCAAATGAGAGTGTAGAAGTGGTCTGAATCCTCCGGTGTCCAGCAGTGCCCGGAGGAGGTAGTGGCCCAGATTCCGGAACCCCAGGGCCGTGCCCCTCAAATGCTCGAGGCGGCCGTTGATCGCCTCTGTCGGCCCGTTGCTCGTCCCGGGCCGGTCGAAGTAGGCGAGCACATCAGCAGCCCTGCGTTTCAGCGTTCTCCCCAGCGTGGTCAGCTCCTTCAGTGCTGTCGGCACTCCTGCAGAAAGACTCGCGATGACACTCTTCAGTCGGTCTCTGCCGCGCGTGCGGTCGGGGTCGCGGTACGCGGCCACGATCCGCTGATAGACCCACCACGTGACATCCACCTGTGTGTGCTCCTCAGCAGCGAGCACCGCCTCGAGCCTGCTGGTCTGTTTCTTGGTGAGCAGGTTCGCTCCCGTGAGTAGGACACGACGGATGCCGTAGAGCGGGTCGCCGGACCGGCCCCGGTGCCCGAGCGTCTCCTGCTGGATCCGCTGCCGGCACCGCTCCACAGCGCTACCTGCCAGCGCGACGACGTGGAACGGATCCATCACCGGGGTCGCGTCAGGCAGCTCTTCGGTCGCGGCTGACTTGTAGCCGGCGAACCCATCCATCGCGATCTCCTCGACACCAGCGCGGAATGCCTGTGATTGGGCGGCCAGCCAGGTCTTGAACACCTTCTTCGACCGTCCCTCGACGATGTCCAACAACCGGGAGGGGCCTGTCTTATCGCGGATCGGGGTGAGATCGATGATGACGGTGACGTACTTGCTGCCGAACGGGGTATGCCGCCACACATGCTCATCGACCCCGAGAACCCTCACGCCGTCGAACCTGCTGGGATCATCGACCAGCAGCTGTTGGCCGGTGGCGAGGATCGCGGTGTTGACGGTGTGCCACGCCGCGCCGAGGCCTGCAGCGATTCGACTGATGGACATCCTGTCGATGACGAGGCATTTCAGCGCCCACAGCACCGCCGACCGTGACAGCTTCGCCCGTGGCGCCCCGACCTGGGTGAGGTCTTCCCTCCAGACGCGTGCGCAGTCCGGGCATCGGTAGCGGCGGACGCGCACGTGCAGGATCGTGGGGCGCCAGCCGAGGGGGACGTGGACGAGTCTGCGCACCGCGGTTCCGCGGGGAATGCCTTCCGCACCGCACTCGTGGCACCAGGAGTCCTGGAACTCGGTACTGGTGCGGCATTCGAGGACCGCGTGATCGACGTCGACAGCTTGCCCTGTGACAGTCAGGTTGAGGGTATCGAGGAGGCAGAACGCGTCGAGACCAGGGGTCGTGAAGCTAGGCTTGTCCATGTCGAGGTCTTCCGGATGGAGAGTGTAGGAACTTCCATCTTCAGGGAGGCCTCGACGTCTACCCGGGCAACGACACGTGCGGACTCACAGAGCAGGCTCTACACCCTCATTTACGAAGAGCCTACAAAGCTACGTCGTGATACGAGCAGTCGAATCGCAAACGGTCGTATACGGGACGGGCGGATCGCGCCGCCCGTCCCTGTGCCGAAATGTGTGTCCCGATTGATCTGTGCCGAATTCCCGTCTGCGGTCCCATTTGCGGGACATGAGGCGTAGAGTGGTCACGACCAGCGCCGTCGACGGTGCATCGAGGTAGTCGCCGGGAGTACTTATATTCCGTCTATAAACTCTATAAACTTCTATAAA
The window above is part of the Brevibacterium spongiae genome. Proteins encoded here:
- the phnC gene encoding phosphonate ABC transporter ATP-binding protein, whose product is MIELTDVSKTYQGGVQALGTTDLSIESGKVTVLLGPSGAGKSTLLRCMNLLVTPSTGTVRVEGVPALESRKDLRHHRRRTGMVFQHHQLIPRYTALRNVLLGRVGYYSFWRSLLPFSRSDERIALESLDRVGLLDKALTRVDNLSGGMQQRVGIARALAQQPDLILADEPVASLDPASARRVMDLLRRVCQESGITLIASLHQVDLALEHADRIVGLARGRIVYDGPAAGITDADLRLIYEGAPDDSRSDAPVRAGQDTLAAERS
- a CDS encoding alpha-D-ribose 1-methylphosphonate 5-triphosphate diphosphatase — its product is MASLTSDGTISDIVIGHAAAVLPDRVVDDARVVVRGGRITEVGTHPRGAECDLDARGAFVLPGLVDVHSDLLSREVRPRPGAALDPSFAVASAGARLRAAGITTAFHGLAFQESSIVGTPIDSPAASELSEALRDTDDSQVDHQVLHRLDIRCAHGRALLEKDFESRVSAPRVPVVSHEDHTPGQGQFSDPAKMQKWLVHGEGMSDEDAADHVEWWRSSRDERLAVRDSTLSWLEGLAQEGAIRLFAHDLTTPEEVSAAAARGCAVAEFPTTVSAARAARDLGMLIIAGTPNIVRGESHTGNVSAAELVSAGLTDALASDYIPTSMLPAILRLVRDGVAALPQAVRLVTSGAAACVGLDDRGSLVEGLRADLVLADFSKSWPSALAFTSRAMDDE
- a CDS encoding flavin reductase family protein — encoded protein: MMNDDGKPSGRSYERSASTMSDDAFETLMASVDQPLIVVTTVAEGELAGCVVGFHTQSGISPQRYCLWLSKANHTYRVGLRATHFAVHFLSADNRAIAERFGTRSGDDTDKFAGIDVERDDTGVPLLGACPNRIVLERLAMLDDGGDHVCITTRALSAESVESFVPLRVSEASHFDPGHASEERTIQP
- a CDS encoding antitoxin translates to MGLNDYLKRAKDALRGEKGQQLLDKAGNAASKATGGRHDDKIQKARGAADRAIGNDDKPDDPRV
- a CDS encoding cation diffusion facilitator family transporter → MIRTADEASAYGIRAAWFSLAGMGATALLQIVIVVLSGSIALLADTVHNLGHLATTIPLIIAFRLGRRPATRRYSYGYKRAEDLVGLFIGLIIAVSAALIIWESIRGLIEPRPLSHLGWVLAAALVGAAGNEAVAIYRIRAGKRIGSAALVAEGQHARTDALTSLAVVAGVIGAWFGLPQLDAIIGLLIAAVIIAVLVNSMRTVVHRLMDGTETDTIDTIEHTAAAINGVRAVDGVRARWLGHRLECELTLTLDPDTNLAAADTVAHAVRDRLHHELPYLNRTVIQFAA
- a CDS encoding ISL3 family transposase, which gives rise to MDKPSFTTPGLDAFCLLDTLNLTVTGQAVDVDHAVLECRTSTEFQDSWCHECGAEGIPRGTAVRRLVHVPLGWRPTILHVRVRRYRCPDCARVWREDLTQVGAPRAKLSRSAVLWALKCLVIDRMSISRIAAGLGAAWHTVNTAILATGQQLLVDDPSRFDGVRVLGVDEHVWRHTPFGSKYVTVIIDLTPIRDKTGPSRLLDIVEGRSKKVFKTWLAAQSQAFRAGVEEIAMDGFAGYKSAATEELPDATPVMDPFHVVALAGSAVERCRQRIQQETLGHRGRSGDPLYGIRRVLLTGANLLTKKQTSRLEAVLAAEEHTQVDVTWWVYQRIVAAYRDPDRTRGRDRLKSVIASLSAGVPTALKELTTLGRTLKRRAADVLAYFDRPGTSNGPTEAINGRLEHLRGTALGFRNLGHYLLRALLDTGGFRPLLHSHLR